One genomic window of Bartonella sp. HY038 includes the following:
- the rplB gene encoding 50S ribosomal protein L2, with the protein MALKHFNPTTPGQRQLVIVDRSGLYKGKPVKALTQGLSSKGGRNNTGRVTVRFQGGGHKRTYRFVDFKRLKREVPATVERLEYDPNRTAFIALIRYQDGELSYIIAPQRLAVGDQVIAGASVDVKPGNAMPLSAMPVGTIIHNVEMKPGKGGQIARSAGTYAQLVGRDQGMAILRLNSGEQRLVSGSCFATVGAVSNADHGNINDGKAGRSRWRGKRPHVRGVAMNPVDHPHGGGEGRTSGGRHPVSPWGKPTKGKRTRSNKATDKFIMRSRHQRKK; encoded by the coding sequence ATGGCACTTAAGCATTTCAATCCGACCACGCCAGGCCAGCGTCAGCTTGTTATTGTTGACCGGTCAGGTCTTTATAAGGGAAAGCCTGTGAAGGCTTTGACCCAAGGTCTTTCCTCTAAAGGCGGTCGTAATAATACTGGACGGGTAACCGTTCGTTTCCAAGGTGGTGGTCATAAGCGTACATATCGTTTTGTGGACTTTAAGCGTTTAAAGCGCGAAGTTCCAGCAACAGTTGAGCGTTTAGAATATGATCCTAATCGTACAGCCTTTATCGCACTTATCCGTTATCAGGATGGTGAGTTAAGCTACATCATTGCACCACAGCGTTTAGCTGTTGGAGATCAGGTTATTGCCGGCGCTAGCGTTGACGTAAAGCCTGGTAATGCAATGCCACTTAGCGCGATGCCAGTTGGTACAATTATCCACAATGTGGAAATGAAGCCAGGCAAGGGCGGTCAAATTGCCCGTTCTGCTGGTACTTACGCCCAGCTCGTTGGTCGCGATCAAGGCATGGCTATTTTGCGTTTGAATTCAGGTGAACAACGCTTGGTTTCAGGTAGCTGTTTTGCAACAGTTGGCGCAGTATCTAATGCCGATCATGGTAATATCAATGATGGTAAGGCTGGTCGTTCACGTTGGCGCGGTAAGCGTCCTCATGTACGCGGTGTTGCTATGAACCCTGTTGACCATCCACACGGTGGTGGTGAAGGTCGTACTTCTGGTGGCCGTCATCCAGTTTCACCTTGGGGTAAGCCAACAAAAGGTAAACGTACGCGTTCGAATAAAGCGACTGATAAGTTTATCATGCGCTCACGTCATCAGCGTAAGAAATAA
- a CDS encoding LysR substrate-binding domain-containing protein, with product MITLEQLRIFVAVAEREHLTQAATSLRLTPSALSTSIHNLEDNFNLALFYRVGRQIKLSEAGKVFLEEARATLQRAAMTERILEELSGLSRGSLTLYASHTIANYWLPSILSSFNDEYPAVTIDLTIVNSDKVARAVQEGICDIGFIETDLQFSGLQRKQIMDDQLLVVTSPRLASVFNFKFDNSSRDINYKLYELNWIMREEGSGTRSSFYQAIEAAGLDASRIRVKFTLPSNEAVLSAVLSGNYAAPLSQLVVQHYIKTNSLEVLPFKLQKRPFSILCNKARYQSPAMLRFLENITPLKHC from the coding sequence ATGATAACATTAGAGCAATTACGCATTTTTGTAGCTGTTGCCGAACGAGAGCATTTAACCCAAGCTGCAACTTCATTGCGGTTAACGCCGTCGGCCTTATCAACCTCTATCCACAATTTGGAAGACAATTTTAATCTAGCGTTGTTTTATCGTGTAGGTAGGCAAATTAAACTATCTGAAGCTGGTAAGGTTTTTCTAGAGGAGGCGCGCGCAACTTTGCAGCGTGCCGCTATGACTGAACGAATATTAGAAGAGCTATCTGGTTTGAGCCGTGGTAGTTTGACGCTTTATGCCAGTCATACAATTGCTAATTATTGGTTGCCATCAATATTATCTTCTTTCAATGATGAATATCCTGCTGTTACGATTGATCTTACTATTGTTAATAGCGATAAGGTTGCTCGCGCTGTGCAAGAAGGCATTTGTGATATTGGGTTTATTGAAACCGATCTACAATTTAGTGGCTTACAACGTAAACAGATCATGGATGATCAATTATTAGTTGTAACATCTCCGCGCCTTGCCAGTGTATTTAATTTTAAATTTGATAATAGTAGTAGGGATATCAACTATAAACTTTATGAGTTAAACTGGATTATGCGCGAGGAGGGCTCTGGTACAAGAAGTAGTTTTTATCAAGCTATTGAGGCGGCCGGCTTAGATGCTAGTAGAATTAGGGTGAAATTCACCTTGCCATCAAATGAGGCGGTGCTTAGCGCTGTCTTGTCGGGTAATTATGCAGCCCCTTTATCACAATTGGTAGTTCAACATTATATTAAAACTAATAGTTTGGAAGTTCTTCCGTTTAAATTGCAGAAGCGACCTTTTTCAATTTTGTGCAATAAGGCTCGTTATCAAAGTCCTGCTATGCTACGTTTTTTAGAAAATATTACACCTTTGAAACACTGCTGA
- the rplO gene encoding 50S ribosomal protein L15 codes for MKLNELRDVDGATKARKRLGRGIGSGSGKTAGRGVKGQKSRSGVAINGFEGGQMPIYRRLPKRGFNNIFAKDFNVVSLGRVQTAIDAGKLDGKQAVTVEALKAAGVLRRVKDGVRLVADGELTGKVAFEIAGASKSAIEKVEKAGGSVKLLSAVAE; via the coding sequence ATGAAACTTAATGAATTACGCGACGTAGATGGCGCGACTAAAGCCCGTAAGCGCCTTGGCCGTGGTATCGGTTCTGGTTCTGGTAAAACAGCTGGACGCGGTGTTAAAGGTCAAAAGTCGCGCTCAGGTGTAGCGATCAATGGTTTTGAAGGCGGTCAGATGCCTATTTACCGTCGTTTACCAAAGCGCGGTTTTAATAATATTTTTGCTAAAGACTTCAATGTTGTTTCACTTGGTCGCGTTCAAACTGCGATTGATGCAGGCAAACTTGATGGCAAGCAAGCTGTAACTGTAGAAGCTTTAAAAGCTGCCGGTGTTCTTCGCCGCGTTAAAGACGGTGTTCGTCTTGTTGCTGATGGTGAATTGACTGGCAAAGTTGCTTTTGAAATTGCTGGTGCTTCTAAATCCGCTATTGAAAAAGTTGAAAAGGCTGGCGGTTCCGTTAAGCTATTATCAGCAGTTGCTGAGTAA
- the rplV gene encoding 50S ribosomal protein L22 — MGKAKAPRQLKDNEAKAVTRTIRVSPQKLNLVAAMIRGKNVNTALADLTFSRKRIAATVKKTLESAIANAENNHDLDVDSLIVAEAHVGKSIVMKRFHVRGRGRASRVEKPYSHLTIVVREVAATGEAA; from the coding sequence ATGGGCAAAGCCAAGGCTCCGCGCCAGCTCAAAGATAACGAGGCTAAAGCAGTTACTCGTACAATCCGTGTCAGTCCCCAAAAGTTAAATTTGGTTGCTGCCATGATCCGCGGAAAAAACGTCAATACGGCACTGGCGGATTTGACCTTCTCGCGTAAGCGTATCGCTGCAACTGTAAAAAAGACTCTTGAGTCTGCTATTGCAAATGCAGAAAACAATCATGATCTTGATGTAGATTCGTTGATTGTCGCTGAAGCACATGTAGGTAAGTCAATCGTAATGAAGCGCTTTCACGTTCGCGGTCGCGGTCGTGCAAGCCGTGTAGAAAAGCCATACTCGCATCTTACCATTGTGGTGCGTGAAGTCGCTGCAACAGGGGAGGCCGCATAA
- the rpsC gene encoding 30S ribosomal protein S3: MGQKINPIGLRLGINRTWNSRWFANTGEYGKLLHEDLAIRKYLMNELKTAGIAKIVIERPHKKCRVTIHAARPGLIIGKKGADIERFRRKLSDMTNADASLNIVEVRKPEVDATLIAQSIAQQLERRVAFRRAMKRAVQSAMRLGAEGIRINCSGRLGGAEIARMEWYREGRVPLHTLRADIDYGTAEAETAYGICGVKVWVFKGEILEHDPMASERRALESDSQGAPSNRRRDNA, from the coding sequence ATGGGTCAGAAGATTAACCCCATCGGGCTTCGTCTCGGTATCAATCGCACATGGAATTCACGTTGGTTTGCAAATACTGGTGAGTATGGTAAACTATTGCATGAAGATCTAGCTATCCGTAAGTATTTGATGAATGAGCTCAAAACAGCTGGTATTGCCAAGATTGTTATTGAACGTCCTCATAAAAAATGCCGCGTAACCATTCATGCTGCACGTCCTGGTTTAATTATCGGTAAAAAAGGCGCAGATATTGAGCGTTTTCGCCGTAAGTTAAGCGATATGACTAACGCTGATGCGTCATTGAATATCGTTGAAGTTCGTAAGCCAGAAGTTGATGCGACTTTGATCGCTCAATCAATTGCTCAGCAGTTAGAACGCCGCGTTGCATTTCGTCGTGCTATGAAGCGTGCTGTTCAGTCAGCTATGCGTTTGGGTGCAGAAGGTATTCGTATCAACTGTTCCGGTCGTTTAGGTGGTGCTGAAATCGCTCGTATGGAATGGTATCGTGAAGGTCGTGTGCCTTTGCATACATTGCGTGCAGATATCGATTATGGTACAGCTGAAGCCGAAACCGCTTATGGTATTTGTGGTGTTAAAGTTTGGGTATTCAAGGGCGAAATTCTTGAACATGACCCAATGGCTTCTGAACGCCGCGCTCTTGAAAGCGATAGTCAAGGTGCTCCGTCGAACCGTCGTCGCGACAACGCTTGA
- the rplP gene encoding 50S ribosomal protein L16 yields the protein MLQPKRTKFRKQFKGRIHGNSKGGTELNFGAFGLKAVEPERVTARQIEAARRAITRHMKRAGRVWIRIFPDLPVTSKPTEVRMGKGKGSVDYWAARVAPGRIMFELDGVSEEIAREALRLGAAKLPIKTRFIQRIAE from the coding sequence ATGTTGCAGCCCAAGCGCACAAAGTTCCGTAAGCAGTTTAAAGGTCGTATTCACGGCAATTCAAAAGGCGGAACGGAATTGAATTTTGGTGCTTTCGGTCTGAAGGCAGTTGAGCCTGAGCGCGTAACTGCGCGTCAGATTGAAGCCGCCCGTCGTGCCATCACGCGTCATATGAAGCGTGCTGGTCGCGTATGGATCCGTATTTTCCCAGATCTTCCGGTTACTTCTAAGCCAACCGAAGTTCGTATGGGTAAAGGTAAAGGTAGTGTAGACTATTGGGCAGCTCGCGTTGCCCCTGGTCGTATCATGTTTGAGCTTGATGGCGTATCTGAAGAAATCGCACGTGAAGCTCTTCGTTTGGGAGCTGCAAAGCTTCCAATTAAGACACGTTTCATCCAGCGTATTGCTGAGTAA
- the rplF gene encoding 50S ribosomal protein L6, with protein sequence MSRIGKKPVQVPAGVTATVDGQVVKAKGAKGELSFVVNDEVLVKLEDNALTVTPRDASKDARSKWGMSRTMLVNILQGVKDGFEKKLEINGVGYRAAMQGKNLQLSLGFSHEVVYEVPADITVSVPKPTEIVVVGIDKQKVGQVAAEIREYRGPEPYKGKGIKYAGERIVRKEGKKK encoded by the coding sequence ATGTCTCGTATTGGAAAAAAACCCGTTCAGGTTCCTGCTGGTGTAACCGCGACGGTCGATGGACAAGTTGTTAAAGCAAAAGGCGCTAAAGGCGAATTATCATTTGTTGTTAACGACGAAGTTCTAGTTAAGCTTGAAGATAATGCTTTAACTGTAACACCGCGTGATGCGTCCAAGGATGCCCGATCAAAATGGGGTATGTCCCGCACAATGCTTGTAAATATCTTGCAGGGTGTTAAGGACGGCTTCGAAAAGAAGCTAGAAATAAATGGTGTTGGTTATCGTGCTGCTATGCAGGGCAAAAACCTTCAGCTTTCTCTCGGCTTCAGCCATGAAGTTGTTTATGAAGTGCCCGCCGATATTACGGTGAGCGTTCCTAAGCCAACGGAAATTGTTGTTGTTGGTATTGATAAACAAAAGGTTGGACAAGTTGCTGCTGAGATCCGTGAATATCGCGGTCCAGAACCTTATAAAGGTAAAGGCATCAAATATGCTGGTGAGCGTATCGTCCGTAAAGAAGGCAAGAAGAAATAA
- the rplR gene encoding 50S ribosomal protein L18 — protein sequence MASRKEVLQRRAYRIRRQIKLVANGRLRLSVHRSNQNIYAQIIDDVRGHTVAAASTLDGDLKGTIKGGADCSAASAVGKLIAERAAKAGVKEVVFDRGAYIYHGRIKALAEAAREGGLSF from the coding sequence ATGGCTTCGCGTAAAGAAGTTCTACAGCGTCGTGCTTATCGCATTCGCCGTCAGATTAAATTGGTCGCTAATGGCCGCTTACGGTTGAGTGTGCATCGCTCGAATCAGAATATTTATGCGCAGATCATTGATGATGTGCGCGGACATACAGTTGCTGCGGCATCTACACTTGATGGTGACTTAAAAGGCACTATCAAAGGTGGTGCAGATTGCAGCGCAGCGAGTGCAGTAGGCAAATTGATTGCTGAACGTGCTGCAAAAGCTGGTGTTAAGGAAGTTGTCTTTGATCGTGGTGCTTATATTTATCATGGTCGTATTAAGGCTCTTGCTGAAGCTGCCCGCGAAGGTGGTTTAAGCTTCTAA
- the rpsN gene encoding 30S ribosomal protein S14 translates to MAKVSAVEKNKRRQKMAKQYADRRAKLKAVVMDQSVSLDERFKATIQLAELPRNSAKVRVRNRCEVTGRPRAYYRKLQMSRIALRELGSLGLVPGIVKSSW, encoded by the coding sequence ATGGCCAAAGTTAGTGCCGTAGAGAAAAATAAGCGTCGTCAGAAGATGGCTAAGCAATACGCTGATCGTCGTGCAAAGCTTAAAGCTGTTGTTATGGATCAGTCTGTTTCGCTTGATGAGCGTTTTAAAGCGACTATTCAGCTTGCAGAGCTTCCACGCAATTCAGCGAAAGTTCGTGTTCGCAATCGTTGTGAAGTGACAGGTCGTCCACGCGCTTATTATCGTAAATTGCAAATGTCACGTATCGCATTGCGTGAACTTGGCTCACTTGGTTTAGTGCCAGGTATTGTCAAGTCTAGCTGGTAA
- the rpmC gene encoding 50S ribosomal protein L29: MTAADFRAKTLDQLNQELASLKKEQFNLRFQKAVGQLEKTARVKEVRRDIARIKTIARQKAADSKA, translated from the coding sequence ATGACAGCCGCTGATTTTCGGGCCAAGACGCTCGACCAGCTTAATCAAGAATTGGCTTCGCTTAAGAAAGAGCAGTTTAACCTGCGCTTTCAAAAAGCAGTAGGCCAGTTAGAAAAGACCGCGCGCGTGAAAGAGGTTCGCCGTGACATCGCGCGTATTAAAACAATTGCCCGCCAGAAGGCGGCCGATAGCAAGGCATAA
- a CDS encoding DUF4424 family protein, whose product MKSLIFGILLLLIQPSIVLAWGGYAVGGLTITDKKNIEVVSQDLYLSLGLVKSDYIFKNTGNNDVLTDVKFILPSVDQYPDLDESHPGNFRFFHNNTEIFPSFTTINVDEAEGACVDGNDDCLEQTTYFWSHRFRPGKEVKITLQYEPAVAGEFGGFNDTENEYCVKDDYLPAIKKRHQNGFTFWMDHFLTFSPANNLGKVKNFRLVVDKGDANSLISFCGENVKKISPTKFEMLKTDYLPPESFEILWSTGFTKQ is encoded by the coding sequence TTGAAGTCGTTAATTTTTGGCATTTTATTGCTTTTAATTCAGCCTTCTATTGTTTTGGCGTGGGGTGGTTATGCTGTCGGAGGCTTAACAATAACCGACAAAAAAAATATAGAGGTTGTATCGCAAGATCTTTATTTGTCTTTAGGATTGGTAAAGAGCGACTATATATTTAAGAACACGGGAAATAATGATGTTTTGACTGATGTTAAATTTATTTTACCATCTGTAGATCAATATCCTGATCTTGATGAAAGTCACCCCGGTAATTTTCGTTTTTTTCATAATAATACTGAAATTTTTCCGTCTTTTACAACTATCAACGTTGATGAAGCTGAAGGGGCTTGTGTGGATGGCAATGATGATTGCTTAGAGCAGACCACTTATTTTTGGTCTCATCGTTTTAGACCAGGTAAAGAGGTGAAAATCACTTTACAATATGAACCTGCAGTTGCGGGCGAGTTCGGTGGATTTAATGATACTGAAAATGAGTATTGCGTAAAAGACGATTATCTACCGGCAATTAAAAAGAGACATCAAAATGGGTTTACGTTTTGGATGGATCATTTTTTAACTTTTTCACCTGCAAACAATTTAGGTAAAGTGAAAAATTTTCGCTTGGTTGTAGATAAGGGAGATGCAAACTCTTTGATTAGTTTTTGTGGTGAAAATGTAAAAAAGATTTCGCCTACAAAATTTGAAATGCTAAAAACTGATTACCTACCCCCCGAAAGCTTTGAAATTCTTTGGTCCACCGGATTTACGAAGCAATAG
- the rpsE gene encoding 30S ribosomal protein S5: MAQKERNREERDSEFVDKLVHINRVAKVVKGGRRFGFAALVVVGDQKGRVGFGHGKAREVPEAIRKATEAAKREMIFVPLRSGRTLHHDVEGRHGAGKVLLRSASAGTGIIAGGPMRAVFETLGMQDVVAKSLGSSNPYNMVRATFDALKRQMHPKDVAAQRGVKYSTLQARRQSLVGTEE, encoded by the coding sequence ATGGCACAGAAAGAACGTAATCGCGAAGAACGTGATAGCGAGTTTGTTGATAAGCTCGTTCACATTAATCGTGTTGCTAAAGTTGTTAAAGGTGGTCGTCGTTTTGGTTTTGCCGCGCTTGTTGTTGTTGGCGATCAAAAGGGCCGCGTAGGCTTTGGCCATGGTAAAGCTCGCGAAGTACCTGAAGCAATTCGCAAAGCAACAGAAGCTGCAAAGCGTGAAATGATTTTTGTTCCACTTCGCTCAGGTCGTACCCTTCATCACGATGTTGAAGGTCGTCATGGCGCAGGTAAAGTATTGTTGCGCAGTGCATCAGCTGGTACTGGTATCATTGCAGGTGGTCCAATGCGTGCAGTGTTTGAAACACTTGGCATGCAAGACGTTGTTGCTAAGTCGCTTGGTTCTTCAAATCCATACAACATGGTTCGTGCGACATTTGATGCTTTGAAGCGCCAGATGCATCCTAAGGATGTAGCTGCGCAGCGCGGCGTTAAGTATTCGACTTTGCAAGCACGTCGCCAAAGTCTTGTTGGTACAGAAGAATAA
- the rplE gene encoding 50S ribosomal protein L5 — protein MADTKIEPRLKKQYREEIRKELLEKFKYANEMQIPRIDKVVLNMGVGEATGDSKKPGIAAEDLTLIAGQRAVVTRARNSIATFKVREDMPLGAKVTLRKDRMFEFLDRLVTIALPRVRDFRGLNPKSFDGRGNFAMGIKEHIVFPEINYDKVDQIWGMDIIVCTTANTDDEARELLRAFNFPFRS, from the coding sequence ATGGCTGATACTAAAATTGAACCGCGCTTGAAAAAGCAATATCGTGAAGAGATCCGTAAGGAGCTTCTCGAAAAATTCAAATATGCAAATGAAATGCAGATTCCACGCATAGACAAGGTTGTCTTGAATATGGGTGTCGGTGAGGCTACTGGCGATTCTAAAAAGCCTGGTATTGCTGCTGAAGATCTAACTCTCATTGCTGGTCAGCGCGCTGTTGTTACACGTGCTCGCAATTCTATTGCGACCTTTAAGGTTCGTGAAGATATGCCTTTAGGTGCAAAGGTTACTTTGCGTAAAGATCGCATGTTTGAATTCCTAGATCGTCTTGTGACTATCGCATTGCCGCGTGTTCGCGACTTTCGTGGTCTCAATCCGAAAAGCTTTGATGGTCGTGGCAACTTCGCTATGGGTATCAAGGAGCACATTGTGTTCCCAGAGATCAACTACGATAAAGTAGATCAAATTTGGGGCATGGATATTATCGTTTGTACGACGGCTAATACGGATGATGAAGCACGTGAGTTGTTACGCGCATTCAACTTCCCATTCCGGTCGTAA
- the rpsH gene encoding 30S ribosomal protein S8: MSVSDPLGDMLTRIRNAIGRRKTKVVTPASRLRARVLDVLQSEGYIRGYTQSDFDNGKSEIEIELKYYEGMPVIREISRVSRPGRRVYVSVKSIPHVANGLGINILSTPKGVMADHEAREQNVGGELLCRIF; this comes from the coding sequence ATGTCTGTATCAGATCCTCTCGGTGATATGTTGACACGCATTCGCAATGCGATCGGCCGCCGTAAAACGAAAGTTGTAACTCCTGCTTCAAGGCTTCGCGCTCGCGTTCTTGATGTTCTTCAGTCAGAAGGTTACATTCGTGGTTATACCCAAAGCGATTTTGATAACGGTAAATCTGAAATCGAAATCGAATTGAAGTATTACGAAGGTATGCCTGTGATTCGTGAAATTTCACGCGTATCAAGACCAGGTCGCCGCGTTTATGTTTCGGTTAAGTCTATTCCTCATGTGGCAAATGGATTGGGTATTAATATCCTTTCAACGCCAAAAGGTGTGATGGCCGATCATGAAGCTCGTGAACAGAATGTAGGTGGAGAGCTTCTTTGCCGCATCTTCTGA
- the rplN gene encoding 50S ribosomal protein L14: protein MIQMQTNLDVADNSGARRVMCIKVLGGSKRRYASVGDIIVVSIKEAIPRGRVKKGDVMKAVVVRTAKDIRRADGSVIRFDKNAAVIIDNKKEPIGTRIFGPVPRELRAKNHMKIISLAPEVL from the coding sequence ATGATTCAGATGCAAACAAACCTCGACGTTGCGGACAATTCCGGTGCCCGTCGTGTCATGTGCATCAAGGTGCTGGGCGGTTCGAAGCGGAGATATGCTTCTGTGGGCGACATTATTGTCGTTTCTATTAAGGAAGCTATTCCGCGCGGCCGCGTTAAAAAAGGTGACGTGATGAAGGCAGTAGTGGTTCGTACCGCTAAGGATATTCGTCGCGCCGATGGCAGCGTTATTCGTTTTGATAAAAATGCTGCTGTTATCATTGATAACAAAAAAGAGCCAATCGGTACGCGTATTTTCGGACCGGTTCCACGCGAACTTCGCGCGAAGAACCATATGAAAATCATTTCGCTTGCTCCCGAAGTGCTTTAA
- a CDS encoding YeiH family protein: MKNSPTDLLFRFFPGIALCGVISAASFGLQAVGQLFFGHYFPEALVLAIILGVICRSIFGSVQFPAFRRFDEGIGFSAHFLLELAVMLLGASISTTIIMQSGLPVLASVAIVVFLSICISYCIARALKLSSTISLLLACGNSICGNSAIAAVAPVIGAKSDDVAPSIAFTAVLGVIAVLCLPLLVPIFGFNNYQYGIFAGMTVYAVPQVLAATAPISAVSVQTGTIVKLIRVLMLGPVIFIISLIKGSSQAKKTPLSRMVPWFIIGFIALAIFRSLGFIPNAALTPINMTTVILTNISMAALGLGVDIRALARSGARVIFAAFLSLIALCTLAMIFIFYVL; this comes from the coding sequence ATGAAAAATTCACCTACGGACTTATTATTCCGTTTTTTCCCCGGCATTGCATTATGCGGCGTTATTTCTGCTGCAAGCTTTGGCCTTCAAGCTGTTGGACAATTATTTTTTGGCCATTACTTTCCAGAAGCACTGGTATTGGCAATTATTTTAGGCGTTATTTGCCGTAGCATATTTGGTTCGGTGCAGTTTCCTGCCTTTAGGCGCTTTGATGAAGGCATCGGTTTTTCGGCTCATTTTTTGCTTGAACTTGCGGTGATGCTATTAGGGGCTTCTATTTCGACCACCATTATCATGCAAAGCGGATTACCGGTCCTTGCTAGCGTTGCCATTGTTGTTTTCTTGTCCATTTGTATTTCATATTGTATTGCCCGTGCACTAAAACTGTCATCAACCATATCACTTTTACTCGCTTGCGGTAATTCCATCTGCGGTAACTCTGCAATTGCGGCTGTTGCACCAGTTATCGGGGCTAAAAGTGATGATGTTGCCCCTTCTATTGCATTTACCGCTGTGCTTGGTGTTATAGCTGTCTTGTGCCTACCTTTACTCGTACCAATTTTTGGCTTTAATAACTATCAATATGGTATTTTTGCTGGCATGACTGTTTATGCCGTACCACAGGTCCTCGCAGCAACAGCACCGATTTCTGCTGTTTCCGTACAAACCGGTACTATTGTAAAGCTTATTCGTGTGCTTATGCTTGGACCTGTTATTTTTATAATCAGCCTTATTAAGGGCAGCAGCCAAGCTAAGAAAACTCCCTTATCCCGCATGGTGCCATGGTTCATTATTGGCTTTATAGCGCTCGCCATTTTTCGCTCATTAGGATTCATACCAAATGCTGCCCTTACACCTATCAATATGACAACCGTCATCTTGACTAATATTTCAATGGCTGCCTTGGGCCTTGGTGTGGACATTCGTGCCCTCGCCCGTTCTGGTGCGCGTGTTATTTTCGCAGCATTTTTATCGCTTATCGCGCTTTGCACCTTGGCAATGATCTTTATATTTTATGTTTTATGA
- the rpmD gene encoding 50S ribosomal protein L30 — protein sequence MAEKKSQNGKTVTVEQTGSPIRRPAEQRATLIGLGLNKMHRRRTLQDTPAVRGMIAKVQHLVRVVDEA from the coding sequence ATGGCTGAGAAAAAATCTCAGAACGGCAAGACGGTAACGGTTGAACAAACTGGTAGCCCAATCCGCCGTCCGGCTGAACAACGTGCAACGTTGATTGGTCTTGGTCTTAATAAAATGCACCGTCGTCGTACATTGCAGGATACCCCTGCAGTACGTGGTATGATTGCCAAGGTTCAACATCTCGTCCGCGTAGTGGATGAGGCTTGA
- the rpsQ gene encoding 30S ribosomal protein S17 — protein MPKRILQGVVVSDKSDKTIVVKVERRYSHPLLQKTIRQSKKYKAHDENNQYKIGDFVSIQESAPISKDKCWVVVNSSATK, from the coding sequence ATGCCGAAACGCATTCTGCAGGGCGTTGTCGTTAGCGACAAGAGCGACAAGACTATTGTAGTCAAGGTCGAACGCCGTTATTCTCATCCGCTTCTTCAAAAGACTATTCGTCAGTCTAAGAAGTATAAAGCGCATGATGAAAACAATCAGTACAAAATTGGTGATTTTGTTTCAATTCAAGAATCAGCGCCAATTTCAAAAGATAAATGTTGGGTCGTTGTTAACAGCAGCGCAACAAAATAA
- the rplX gene encoding 50S ribosomal protein L24, with translation MQKIRKGDKVVVLTGKDKGQSGEVIKVSPKENTALVRGINMVKRHQRQTQTQEAGIVSKEAPINLSNIAIADPSDGKPTRVGFRVEADGRKVRVAKRSGDLIDG, from the coding sequence ATGCAGAAAATTCGTAAAGGGGATAAAGTCGTAGTTTTGACCGGAAAAGATAAAGGTCAAAGTGGCGAAGTTATCAAAGTAAGCCCTAAGGAAAATACGGCGCTTGTTCGCGGTATTAATATGGTGAAGCGTCATCAGCGTCAGACGCAGACTCAGGAAGCCGGTATTGTTTCTAAGGAAGCGCCGATTAATTTGTCGAATATCGCTATTGCTGATCCAAGTGACGGTAAGCCTACTCGTGTTGGTTTCCGTGTGGAAGCTGATGGTCGTAAAGTCCGTGTTGCTAAGCGTTCTGGAGATCTGATCGATGGCTGA
- the rpsS gene encoding 30S ribosomal protein S19, which yields MARSVWKGPFVDGYLLKKAEKVRASGRNEVIKMWSRRSTILPQFVGLTFGVYNGNKHVPVSVSEEMVGQKFGEFAPTRTYYGHGADKKAKRK from the coding sequence GTGGCTCGTTCAGTTTGGAAAGGACCGTTTGTCGATGGCTATCTTCTCAAGAAAGCTGAGAAGGTACGCGCGAGTGGTCGTAATGAAGTTATCAAAATGTGGAGCCGTCGCTCCACTATTTTGCCGCAATTTGTGGGCTTGACCTTTGGTGTATATAACGGTAACAAGCACGTTCCTGTTTCCGTATCCGAGGAAATGGTCGGACAAAAATTCGGCGAATTCGCTCCGACCCGGACCTATTATGGTCATGGTGCGGACAAAAAAGCGAAGAGGAAATAA